The following nucleotide sequence is from Leptolyngbya sp. SIO1E4.
CTTCCGAAAGGCCCGGCACGTCTTAAAAGCACAGCGGTGTTTGCTGCTGGCAGATGACCTCACTGACCTAGAAGCAGAAGGCTATATGCGTCAGGGCGTCAGCCTGTATCTTTTGACCCAATCAATGCTGGCAGACCAGATTTTGTGTCACCAGTGCGATCGCAAGCTCTGCCCTATGCGAAATTGCCAGGATGCGCCTGTCATTAGCTGTCGAGACTATACTCCCATGCCTTATCACGACTAACGGTGCGACTCCGGCAACCTTACCGACGAGGAGGCGTTTCACGGCGAGACGACAGCTCAATGATAGGCATTACAGGTCGTGATGTTTGATCAGGCAAGTAGCGGATGGGCGATTGCTCTGGGAATTCAACCGGGCGACGATATTTTTGCCAGCCGCGCAGCGCGATCGTGCCGCTAACAACTAATACCCCCAGAAACGCCAGCATTGCCTGCCCCTCTAGCATCCCTAGGAAAATATTCATCGCTCCGGCAGTCACGATGGTGCTAGTAACAGGTTCCTTTCTAAATAATCGCTTGATGGACACAGGTAACGGTTGGCTTGTGACAACAAAAGAGCAATCGAGTGCTGACTTGGCAGCTAGTTCAAAGTAGCCTAGGCAAACATGTTTTGCCAAAACTCAGGACTCTACCCCCAGGGTAGAACTGGTAGAGGGCACCGGGGAGGCCGTTGGGCCAGATTGTTAGGGGGCATATTCGCCTTAGTCACCCCCCAGTGAGCGGCCAATCAGACTAACCCTAGCCAGGTCAGCACCCCTTTCCCTGTGAAATACTCGATCGCAATGATCAACACAAATCCCACCATAGCGGCCCGACCATTGAGGCGTTCTGCATAAGCTGAGAACCCAGCCTTGGGGCGTTCGATTTTGGGGACAACAGTGGGTTCTAAGTTAGCCATAAACCTGTTCTGAATGCATAAAGAATATGCATTGATTGTCTAAAGCTCTGGGCCAAACGTCAATTTCGGATCCCCGAAACTTCCCGAAACGGTTGCAAGCTGGCTTGGGTAAAGGGCATACAGCGGTTTCTATGTAGATAAGGCACACCCGATTGCAAAGGGCAGAAGGATGAATGAAAAGCTTAATTAAAGGATGGTTTAGTTATCTGGACTGTTTTAACACGAATGTAAACTGCCACAGACATTGGGTCAGCACCGGTGTCGTCATCCTGATAGGAAGCTTCGGGGTAGCAGGCTGTTTGCCCCTAGGCGTATTTGAATCAGCTTCAGAACACCAGCAAGTGAGCGATCTGACGGAGGTTAAAGCAGCCCTCACCACCCTGAACCGGGCTCAGCAGGCTTACTACATTGAAACAGGCACGTTTGCCCCAACGTTAGAGGACTTACAGATCGGACTCCCAGAAGAAATCGGGTTCTATAAACTGGAGATCGCAACGGCAGATGATCAAAAAGCCATCATGACGGCTAAAACGCCATCCTACAAGCAGCCCAACTTCTCGGCTGGGACATTTTTCGTCGCTACGCCAGAGCCTCGGACAATTACAATTCTGTGTGAGGGAGAAACGTTTTCTGAAAATCCGCCACCGGTGCCGCAATTAGACGGGGATACACTTGTGTGTTCTGGGGAAACTAGCGCCCAGTCTCGTGAGTAAAGCTGCTAGGCAACCACTGAGCCTACGCTTTATCCTAATGAAGGGACTGTAATCGGAGAATAGGGTGGACACATCGCTTCCAGAAAGGGCCGTGCGAATTGCAATTATCGGCGATGTCCATAACCAGTGGGATGAACAAGATGCCATCGCCCTCCACAGCCTGAATGTGGATCTTGTGCTCTTCGTGGGCGACTTCGGCAATGAATCAGTGGAGGTGGTGCGCTCTATTGCCGCCCTTGATTTGCCCAAAGCAGCCATCTGCGGCAACCATGATGCCTGGTACACAGCAACCCCCTGGGGGCAGCGCAAATGCCCTTACGATCGCGCCACTGAAGATTGGGTACAAGCACAGCTTGATTTGCTGGGGGAAGCCCATGTCGGCTATGGCAAACTTGATTTTCCCGCCCTATCTCTCACGGTTGTGGGCGGACGGCCCTTTAGCTGGGGTGGCCCAGACTGGAAAAATGCCACTTTTTATCGCGATCGCTTTGGCATCCATAATTTTGAAGAATCGATAGCCTGCATGAAGCAAGCTGTGGATGCCACCGCTCACAATACCCTTCTCTTCATCGGACATTGCGGCCCCACCGGCCTGGGCGATCGCCCAGAATCTCCCTGTGGTCGCGACTGGAATCCCATCGGCGGCGACTTTGGGGATCCAGACTTAACCGCTGCGATCGCCTATGCTCAACAAATCGGTAAAACCGTTCCCCTCGTTACCTTTGGGCACATGCACCACGGCCTCCGCCATCGTAAAGACATTCAGCGAGAGCGCCTCAGTATCGGCAGCCAGGGAACCGTTTATCTCAATGCTGCCAGCGTGCCTCGCATCATTCAGAATGGGGCATCTTGTTTACGCAATTGTTCTTTAGTTACCCTGCAAAACGACCAGGTGCAACAGGCCTCCCTCACCTGGATCAACCAGGATCTTGTGGTGACCTCTGAGG
It contains:
- a CDS encoding type IV pilin-like G/H family protein, translating into MKSLIKGWFSYLDCFNTNVNCHRHWVSTGVVILIGSFGVAGCLPLGVFESASEHQQVSDLTEVKAALTTLNRAQQAYYIETGTFAPTLEDLQIGLPEEIGFYKLEIATADDQKAIMTAKTPSYKQPNFSAGTFFVATPEPRTITILCEGETFSENPPPVPQLDGDTLVCSGETSAQSRE
- a CDS encoding TIGR04168 family protein, whose translation is MDTSLPERAVRIAIIGDVHNQWDEQDAIALHSLNVDLVLFVGDFGNESVEVVRSIAALDLPKAAICGNHDAWYTATPWGQRKCPYDRATEDWVQAQLDLLGEAHVGYGKLDFPALSLTVVGGRPFSWGGPDWKNATFYRDRFGIHNFEESIACMKQAVDATAHNTLLFIGHCGPTGLGDRPESPCGRDWNPIGGDFGDPDLTAAIAYAQQIGKTVPLVTFGHMHHGLRHRKDIQRERLSIGSQGTVYLNAASVPRIIQNGASCLRNCSLVTLQNDQVQQASLTWINQDLVVTSEEDLLSTAVRPEVLQVVMG